Proteins found in one Rhodobacteraceae bacterium D3-12 genomic segment:
- a CDS encoding ABC transporter ATP-binding protein has protein sequence MSAPAIELRKLEKSFGLAKIIQGVDLSIAKGERHAIIGPNGAGKSTLFNLITGKYTPTSGSVHLHGKDVSGMKPYQINRMGLSRSFQITNIFHNMTVFENVRCGLMWSMGYRYSFWHMVNGRRDLTEKADAILEQINLSSRRNMVAGALAYAEQRALEIGITIAGGADIIMLDEPCAGMSHSETDLIVDLIRKVTEDKTLIVVEHDMGVIFDLADRISVLVYGEIIESDTPEKVRASKAVQEAYLGTTLEDA, from the coding sequence ATGAGCGCACCAGCCATTGAACTTCGCAAGCTGGAGAAAAGCTTTGGTTTGGCGAAAATTATCCAAGGCGTGGATCTGTCCATTGCCAAGGGCGAGCGTCACGCGATCATCGGGCCGAACGGGGCCGGGAAATCGACGCTGTTCAACCTGATCACCGGGAAATACACGCCGACGAGCGGGTCCGTGCATCTGCATGGCAAGGATGTGAGCGGGATGAAACCCTATCAGATCAACCGAATGGGCCTGTCGCGTAGCTTTCAGATAACCAACATTTTCCACAATATGACGGTGTTTGAAAACGTGCGCTGTGGCTTGATGTGGTCGATGGGTTATAGATACAGCTTCTGGCATATGGTGAACGGGCGGCGTGATCTGACCGAGAAGGCGGATGCCATTCTGGAACAGATCAACCTGTCGTCGCGTCGCAATATGGTGGCGGGTGCGCTGGCATATGCCGAGCAACGCGCGCTTGAGATCGGGATCACCATTGCTGGCGGGGCCGACATCATCATGTTGGACGAGCCATGCGCGGGGATGAGCCATTCGGAAACCGATCTGATCGTCGATCTGATCCGCAAGGTGACCGAGGACAAGACCCTGATCGTGGTGGAACATGACATGGGCGTGATTTTCGACCTTGCCGACCGGATCAGCGTGCTGGTCTACGGCGAGATCATCGAAAGCGACACGCCTGAAAAAGTACGCGCCAGCAAGGCGGTGCAGGAAGCCTATCTCGGCACGACATTGGAGGACGCGTGA
- a CDS encoding MFS transporter, translating into MRLLISFAALFLSVLLLQLSSGGVGPLDALSGLKLGFTREQIGLLGSAHFLGFFIGCWWAPRLMGSIGHSRAFAAFTSTGAIGLLGHYLVIDAYAWAAMRVASGLCVAGCYTVIEAWLQAKVTNETRGRTMSVYRMVDMSGSLAAQMVISVLAPASYVSYNLLALLCCAALLPITLSKTSQPETPDAPRLHPMLAVTRSPLAAAGAVVAALSSASFRMVGPVYGQEVGLATAQIAWFLAAFVLGGALAQYPVGWLADKYDRRWVLIGMSFAAVLSCVTTALLTGLSTTGIMINAMIFGLTTFPIYSISAAHAHDFASSDERVELSAALMFWFAVGAIAAPLLASRLMEAFGPPALFAMIGVGHVVLIVFGLSRMRVRASPATRTTYVWSPRTSFQIGRLFGKSRDTARKD; encoded by the coding sequence ATGCGACTGCTCATTTCCTTTGCGGCTCTCTTCTTGTCGGTGCTTCTATTGCAGCTCTCCTCGGGCGGCGTTGGACCCCTTGACGCTCTGTCGGGGCTCAAGCTCGGCTTTACCCGCGAACAGATCGGCCTTTTGGGCTCGGCGCATTTCCTTGGCTTCTTCATCGGCTGCTGGTGGGCGCCGCGCCTGATGGGCAGCATCGGCCACTCCCGCGCCTTTGCCGCCTTTACCTCGACCGGCGCGATTGGCCTCTTGGGGCATTACCTTGTGATCGACGCTTACGCTTGGGCGGCGATGCGCGTCGCCTCGGGTCTCTGCGTTGCTGGCTGCTATACGGTGATCGAGGCTTGGTTGCAGGCCAAAGTCACCAATGAAACCCGGGGCCGCACCATGAGCGTCTATCGCATGGTCGACATGTCCGGCTCGCTTGCGGCGCAGATGGTGATCTCGGTGCTCGCGCCCGCCTCCTATGTGTCCTACAACCTGCTGGCGCTGCTCTGCTGTGCCGCGCTCCTGCCCATCACGCTCAGCAAGACCAGCCAGCCCGAAACCCCCGACGCGCCGCGCCTGCACCCGATGCTGGCGGTCACCCGCTCGCCCCTCGCCGCCGCCGGCGCGGTTGTCGCCGCGCTCAGCTCGGCCTCCTTCCGGATGGTCGGCCCGGTCTACGGTCAGGAGGTCGGCCTCGCCACCGCGCAAATCGCGTGGTTCCTCGCCGCTTTCGTGCTGGGCGGTGCGTTGGCGCAATACCCTGTCGGCTGGCTCGCGGACAAATATGACCGCCGCTGGGTGCTGATCGGCATGTCCTTCGCTGCCGTGCTCAGCTGTGTCACCACCGCTCTGCTGACGGGTCTCTCGACCACCGGCATTATGATCAACGCCATGATTTTCGGGCTGACCACCTTCCCGATCTATTCGATCTCTGCCGCCCACGCCCATGATTTCGCCAGCAGCGACGAGCGGGTCGAGCTTTCTGCCGCGCTGATGTTCTGGTTCGCCGTCGGCGCCATCGCCGCGCCGCTCCTCGCCTCGCGCCTGATGGAGGCCTTCGGCCCCCCCGCCCTTTTTGCCATGATCGGCGTCGGCCATGTGGTGCTGATCGTCTTCGGACTCAGCCGGATGCGGGTGCGCGCCTCGCCTGCCACGCGCACCACCTATGTCTGGTCGCCGCGCACCTCGTTCCAAATCGGCCGCCTGTTCGGAAAATCCCGCGATACCGCGCGCAAAGACTAA
- the metG gene encoding methionine--tRNA ligase, translating into MARHLITSAIPYINGIKHLGNLIGSQLPADLFARFQRARGNEVMFLCATDEHGTPAELAAAKAGKPVAEYCAEMHAVQAKIADGFGLSFDHFGRSSSPQNHALTQHFAGCLADAGLIREVSEKQVYSHTDKRFLPDRYIEGTCPNCGYENARGDQCENCTKQLDPTDLINPRSAISGSTDLEVRETKHLYLKQSQMRDKLNEWIDSKSDWPVLTTSIARKWLNDGDGLQDRGITRDLDWGIPVKRGADDWPGMEGKVFYVWFDAPIEYIACAQEWADAGTGRDWERWWRTDKGADDVTYTQFMGKDNVPFHTLSFPATILGSGEPWKLVDYIKSFNYLNYDGGQFSTSQGRGIFMDQALEILPADYWRWWLLSHAPESSDAEFTWENFQVSVNKDLADVLGNFVSRVTKFCRSKFGETVPSGGTYGAKEEALITELTTRIRAYETFMETMDVRKSAQELRAIWSAGNEYLQDAAPWATFKEDPEQAGAQIRLALNLIRLYAVLSSPFIPDATAKLLSAMNTLDTEWPDDVAAALAALPEGHAFSVPDNLFSKITDDQREDWASRFAGTRS; encoded by the coding sequence ATGGCCCGCCACCTCATCACCTCCGCCATCCCCTACATCAACGGGATCAAGCACCTCGGCAATCTCATCGGCTCGCAACTGCCCGCCGATCTTTTCGCGCGCTTCCAACGGGCGCGCGGCAACGAGGTGATGTTCCTCTGCGCGACCGATGAACACGGCACCCCGGCCGAGCTCGCCGCCGCCAAAGCGGGCAAACCGGTGGCCGAATACTGCGCCGAAATGCATGCCGTGCAAGCGAAAATTGCCGATGGATTCGGGCTCAGCTTTGATCACTTCGGGCGCTCTTCCTCCCCGCAAAACCACGCTCTGACCCAGCATTTCGCAGGGTGTCTGGCCGATGCCGGGTTGATCCGCGAAGTGAGCGAGAAACAGGTCTATTCGCACACCGACAAACGCTTCCTGCCTGATCGCTATATCGAAGGCACCTGCCCCAATTGCGGCTATGAAAACGCCCGTGGCGACCAATGCGAAAACTGCACCAAACAACTCGACCCGACCGACCTGATCAATCCGCGCTCGGCCATTTCGGGCAGCACCGATCTCGAAGTGCGCGAGACCAAACACCTCTACCTCAAGCAATCGCAAATGCGCGACAAGCTGAACGAGTGGATCGACTCCAAGTCCGACTGGCCGGTGCTCACCACCTCGATTGCGCGCAAATGGCTCAACGATGGCGACGGGCTACAGGATCGCGGCATCACCCGCGACCTCGACTGGGGCATTCCCGTCAAACGCGGCGCCGATGATTGGCCGGGGATGGAGGGCAAGGTCTTTTACGTCTGGTTTGACGCCCCCATCGAATACATCGCCTGCGCTCAGGAATGGGCCGACGCCGGAACCGGGCGCGATTGGGAGCGTTGGTGGCGCACCGACAAGGGCGCCGATGACGTGACCTATACCCAGTTCATGGGCAAGGATAACGTGCCTTTCCACACGCTGTCTTTCCCGGCGACGATCCTCGGCTCGGGCGAGCCGTGGAAGCTGGTCGATTACATCAAATCGTTCAACTACCTCAATTATGACGGCGGTCAGTTCTCCACCAGTCAGGGGCGCGGTATCTTCATGGATCAGGCGCTCGAAATCCTGCCCGCCGACTACTGGCGCTGGTGGCTGCTCAGCCACGCCCCCGAAAGCTCGGATGCCGAATTCACCTGGGAGAATTTCCAGGTCTCGGTGAACAAGGACCTCGCCGATGTGCTTGGCAATTTCGTCAGCCGCGTCACCAAGTTCTGCCGCTCGAAATTCGGCGAAACCGTCCCCTCCGGCGGCACTTACGGCGCCAAAGAAGAGGCGCTGATCACCGAACTCACCACCCGCATCCGCGCCTATGAAACCTTCATGGAAACCATGGACGTGCGCAAATCCGCGCAAGAGCTGCGCGCGATCTGGTCGGCCGGCAACGAATACCTCCAAGACGCCGCGCCTTGGGCCACCTTCAAGGAAGACCCCGAGCAGGCAGGCGCGCAAATCCGCCTCGCGCTCAACCTGATCCGCCTCTATGCGGTGCTGTCTTCGCCCTTCATCCCCGATGCCACAGCCAAGCTGCTCTCGGCGATGAACACGCTCGACACCGAATGGCCCGACGATGTCGCCGCCGCCCTCGCGGCCCTGCCCGAAGGCCACGCCTTTTCGGTCCCCGACAACCTCTTCTCGAAAATCACCGACGACCAGCGCGAAGACTGGGCCAGCCGCTTCGCCGGCACCCGAAGCTAA
- a CDS encoding LysR family transcriptional regulator, with amino-acid sequence MHIEFRHLRTIRAIHETGGLARAADQLNITQSALSHQIKGIEDQAGVELFVRRSKPLRLSAAGQRLLRTAEKVLPEIEALEAEFEGLREGSAGRMHIAIECHACFEWLFPVLEQFRKAWGDVDVDIRPGLAFDALPALGREDVEVVISSDPEDLPGVEFRPLFDYEPVFVAAASHPLAQKEFVTADDLRDQVLITYPVERARLDVFTELLTPAKVEPKSVRQVELTAVILMLVASNRGVAVLPDWVVREVRYSSDYVTRPITEKGLTKRLYAAVRADDADKPYMAHFLKLGREIPVRLQRGQE; translated from the coding sequence ATGCATATTGAATTTCGCCATTTGCGCACCATTCGCGCCATCCATGAGACCGGCGGTTTGGCGCGGGCGGCGGATCAGTTGAACATCACGCAATCGGCCCTGTCGCATCAGATCAAGGGGATCGAGGATCAAGCCGGTGTCGAGCTTTTTGTGCGCCGGTCCAAGCCCTTGAGGCTGAGCGCGGCCGGGCAGCGGCTGTTGCGCACTGCCGAGAAGGTGCTGCCGGAGATCGAAGCGCTGGAGGCGGAATTCGAGGGCCTGCGCGAGGGCAGCGCGGGGCGGATGCATATCGCGATCGAATGCCACGCCTGTTTTGAATGGCTGTTTCCGGTTCTGGAGCAATTCCGCAAGGCCTGGGGCGATGTTGATGTCGATATTCGCCCCGGATTGGCGTTTGATGCATTGCCTGCGTTGGGGCGCGAAGATGTGGAGGTGGTGATTTCATCCGATCCCGAAGACCTGCCCGGCGTCGAATTTCGCCCGTTGTTTGATTACGAACCGGTGTTTGTGGCAGCGGCGAGCCACCCGTTGGCTCAGAAAGAGTTCGTCACGGCAGATGACCTGCGGGATCAGGTGTTGATCACCTATCCGGTGGAGCGCGCGCGTTTGGACGTGTTTACCGAGTTGTTGACCCCGGCCAAGGTCGAGCCGAAATCGGTGCGGCAAGTGGAGTTGACGGCCGTGATCCTGATGCTGGTGGCGTCGAACCGGGGCGTCGCGGTTTTGCCTGACTGGGTGGTGCGCGAGGTGCGCTATAGCAGCGATTATGTCACCCGGCCAATCACCGAAAAGGGGCTGACCAAGCGGCTTTACGCGGCGGTTCGTGCGGATGACGCCGACAAGCCCTATATGGCGCATTTCCTTAAGCTGGGGCGGGAAATTCCGGTGCGGTTGCAGCGCGGTCAAGAATGA
- a CDS encoding cupin domain-containing protein → MCSSTSQGTATGDILIENDRVRITRWSFGAKGDNTGWHRHEYDYVVVPQFDGTLDIDLPDGEHMTAELQNGVPYFREIGVEHDVKSGNDFPCAFIEIELLDKKG, encoded by the coding sequence ATGTGTTCCTCAACATCCCAAGGCACCGCCACCGGCGACATCCTGATCGAAAACGACCGCGTCCGCATCACCCGCTGGTCCTTTGGCGCCAAGGGCGACAACACCGGCTGGCACCGTCACGAATATGACTATGTGGTGGTTCCCCAATTCGACGGCACGCTCGACATCGACCTGCCCGACGGCGAACACATGACGGCAGAATTGCAAAACGGCGTGCCCTACTTCCGTGAAATCGGTGTCGAGCATGACGTCAAAAGCGGCAATGATTTCCCCTGCGCCTTCATCGAAATCGAACTGCTCGACAAAAAGGGCTAA
- a CDS encoding 5-carboxymethyl-2-hydroxymuconate Delta-isomerase — MPHFSIEYSANLEEMVDIAALCDHLRRAAIDTGVFPMPGVRVRAHRAAHVSIADGDPKHAFLDLSIRLRGGRPAEAKTRATQAVFDALKSFMEPALAQHSIALSVEMRDIDPALSPKTGTIRDHLPPASD; from the coding sequence ATGCCCCATTTCAGCATCGAGTATTCCGCCAATCTCGAAGAGATGGTCGACATCGCCGCCCTCTGTGACCACCTGCGCCGCGCGGCAATCGACACCGGCGTGTTCCCCATGCCCGGCGTGCGGGTGCGCGCGCATCGTGCCGCCCATGTCTCAATCGCCGATGGCGATCCGAAACACGCCTTCCTCGACCTCTCGATCCGCCTGCGTGGCGGCCGCCCGGCCGAGGCTAAAACCCGCGCCACCCAAGCGGTGTTCGACGCGCTGAAATCCTTTATGGAGCCCGCGCTCGCTCAGCACTCCATCGCGCTCTCCGTGGAAATGCGCGACATCGACCCCGCTCTTTCCCCCAAAACGGGCACCATCCGCGACCACCTGCCCCCCGCCAGCGACTGA
- a CDS encoding beta-lactamase family protein: MSAALGFDAERLKRIDAWMAANRTGGRYTGSSVLLARHGEVAYCSCDGLRSVAKNLPYERDTIVRIYSMTKVVTSVVFGMLLERGEVYLDTPVSAYLPEFGDMKALIPGAKKADQVEPAPSPTLQQLLTHTSGMTYGFNPGLAAQIYAKARVDFGPRSGALQDRSQYAASQPLAFQPGTRWEYSVGIDIIGRVIEVITGQTLDQVFRERVFEPLGMDDTFFGVPQDKISRFADCYTKTEDDACALLETAEESAFRQEKVSCFSGGGGLCSTLDDYMRFGEMIRRGGTHGKERLIGARTLAFMRQNHLPGDIASMGAETFSEMPMSGMGFGIGGGVVLSPSLTRSAGSVGDFGWGGMASTYFWTDPVEDLTAVYFTQLVPSSSYPSRAELKALVHGALID; this comes from the coding sequence ATGAGCGCGGCTCTTGGGTTTGACGCGGAGCGGTTAAAGCGGATTGACGCGTGGATGGCGGCCAACCGGACGGGCGGGCGCTATACCGGCTCTTCGGTGCTTTTGGCACGCCACGGAGAGGTGGCGTATTGCAGCTGTGACGGACTGCGCTCGGTGGCCAAGAACCTGCCTTACGAGCGTGATACGATCGTGCGCATCTATTCGATGACCAAAGTGGTCACATCGGTGGTGTTCGGGATGCTTTTGGAACGCGGCGAGGTTTACCTCGACACGCCGGTCAGCGCGTATTTACCCGAGTTTGGCGACATGAAGGCGCTGATCCCCGGTGCCAAAAAGGCAGATCAGGTCGAGCCGGCCCCGTCGCCGACGTTGCAGCAATTGCTCACCCATACGTCGGGCATGACCTATGGCTTCAATCCGGGGCTCGCGGCACAGATTTATGCCAAGGCCCGTGTTGATTTCGGCCCCCGCAGCGGGGCTCTTCAAGACAGAAGCCAATATGCGGCGTCACAGCCGCTGGCCTTTCAGCCGGGCACGCGTTGGGAATATTCCGTCGGGATCGACATCATCGGGCGAGTGATCGAGGTGATCACCGGGCAAACGCTGGATCAAGTGTTTCGCGAGCGGGTGTTTGAGCCGCTTGGTATGGATGACACGTTCTTTGGCGTGCCACAGGACAAGATCAGCCGGTTCGCGGATTGCTATACCAAGACCGAAGATGACGCCTGCGCCTTGCTGGAAACTGCAGAGGAAAGCGCGTTTCGCCAAGAGAAGGTCAGTTGCTTCTCGGGCGGTGGTGGTCTGTGCTCGACGCTGGATGACTATATGCGCTTTGGCGAGATGATCCGGCGCGGCGGTACACATGGCAAAGAGCGCCTGATCGGCGCGCGCACCCTGGCATTTATGCGCCAGAACCACTTGCCGGGGGATATCGCCTCGATGGGGGCCGAGACCTTCTCGGAAATGCCGATGAGCGGGATGGGCTTTGGCATTGGCGGCGGCGTTGTTCTAAGCCCTAGCTTAACACGCAGCGCCGGTTCGGTCGGGGATTTCGGGTGGGGCGGTATGGCCAGCACCTATTTCTGGACAGACCCGGTCGAAGACTTGACGGCGGTGTATTTCACGCAGCTTGTGCCGTCTTCGTCATATCCGTCGCGCGCAGAGCTAAAAGCGTTGGTCCATGGTGCGCTGATCGACTGA
- the metF gene encoding methylenetetrahydrofolate reductase [NAD(P)H] yields the protein MLPSISFEFFPPQNLEGSFRLWDTIHTLAPLNPRFVSVTYGAGGTTRDLTRDAVRTLHKATGLTVAAHLTCVDATRAETLETAEEYAASGVTEIVALRGDPPKGSGAFQAHPEGFANSVELIEALADTGKFTMRVGAYPDTHPEADNFDADIAWLKAKLDAGADEALTQFFFEAESFLRFRDACVKAGIDKPIVPGILPIENWKGARNFAFRCGTSVPTWLDDAFAKAARDGREDLLATALCTELCSDLIAEGVDSLHFYTLNRPELTRDVCHALGITPTVQLENVA from the coding sequence ATGCTTCCTTCCATTTCATTCGAGTTTTTTCCGCCCCAAAACCTCGAAGGCTCGTTCCGCCTCTGGGACACGATTCATACGCTGGCGCCGCTGAACCCGCGCTTTGTGTCCGTGACCTACGGTGCCGGAGGGACAACGCGTGACCTCACCCGCGACGCGGTGCGCACACTGCACAAGGCCACCGGGCTAACCGTTGCGGCGCATCTGACCTGTGTTGACGCCACCCGCGCCGAAACGCTCGAGACCGCTGAAGAATACGCCGCCTCCGGCGTGACCGAAATCGTCGCGCTGCGCGGTGACCCGCCTAAAGGCTCCGGTGCGTTTCAGGCCCACCCCGAGGGCTTTGCCAACTCGGTCGAACTGATCGAAGCACTGGCAGACACCGGCAAATTCACCATGCGCGTCGGCGCCTATCCCGACACCCACCCCGAGGCCGACAATTTCGACGCCGACATCGCTTGGCTCAAAGCCAAGCTCGACGCCGGTGCGGACGAGGCGCTGACCCAGTTCTTCTTCGAGGCCGAAAGCTTCCTGCGCTTCCGTGACGCTTGCGTCAAAGCGGGCATCGACAAGCCGATCGTGCCGGGCATCCTGCCGATCGAAAACTGGAAAGGCGCGCGCAATTTCGCCTTCCGCTGTGGCACCTCGGTGCCGACATGGCTGGATGATGCCTTTGCCAAGGCCGCCCGCGACGGGCGCGAAGACCTGCTGGCCACGGCGCTCTGCACCGAACTCTGCTCGGACCTGATCGCCGAAGGCGTCGACAGCTTGCATTTCTACACGCTCAACCGCCCCGAACTCACCCGCGACGTGTGCCACGCGCTTGGCATCACCCCGACGGTGCAGCTCGAAAACGTGGCGTAA
- a CDS encoding PaaI family thioesterase, which yields MSEHRKYAETPDDLVSLDEILSMSGLDFMQAIKEGRYPGPPIGRTLGFWPSHIEEGKAVFSGTPEFGVMNPIGTVHGGWYGAILDSCMACAIQTKVPKGSTYTTLEYKINIIRPIPIGTKVDAIGTVHHAGRSTGIADGEIRGVDDGKLYATGSTTCIIMKMK from the coding sequence ATGAGCGAGCACCGAAAATACGCAGAGACCCCGGACGATCTCGTCTCTCTGGACGAGATCCTGAGCATGTCCGGCCTGGATTTCATGCAAGCCATAAAGGAAGGCCGCTATCCCGGTCCGCCCATCGGGCGCACCCTCGGCTTCTGGCCCAGCCACATCGAAGAAGGCAAAGCGGTCTTTTCTGGCACCCCCGAATTCGGCGTGATGAACCCGATCGGAACAGTCCACGGCGGCTGGTACGGCGCGATCCTCGACAGCTGCATGGCCTGCGCAATCCAGACCAAAGTGCCGAAAGGCTCCACCTACACAACGCTTGAATACAAGATCAACATCATCCGCCCGATCCCAATCGGCACCAAAGTTGATGCGATTGGAACAGTCCATCACGCCGGCCGCTCGACCGGAATTGCCGATGGTGAAATTCGCGGAGTTGACGATGGCAAACTCTATGCCACGGGCTCAACCACTTGCATCATTATGAAAATGAAATAG
- a CDS encoding inositol monophosphatase codes for MQGSANLNIMMKAARKAGRSLVKDFREVENLQVSMKGAGDFVSRADLRSEQIIKDELRGARPTYGWLAEEGGEEPGDDPTRRWIVDPLDGTTNYLHGLPHWAVSIALEHKGQVVSGVIYDPAKDEMFYAEKGEGAWLNDSNRLRVSGRRRMIESIFATGLPFGGRADLPETLKDLGRLLPACAGVRRFGSAALDMAYVAAGRYDGFWERRLNAWDMAAGVVIVREAGGMIEPLTEGGDILGDGEVICANEPMFEPLAKVIRGA; via the coding sequence ATGCAAGGCAGTGCAAATCTCAACATCATGATGAAGGCGGCGCGCAAGGCGGGTCGGAGCCTTGTGAAGGACTTCCGCGAGGTTGAAAACTTGCAGGTCAGCATGAAGGGCGCGGGCGATTTTGTGAGCCGGGCCGATCTGCGCTCGGAGCAGATTATCAAGGACGAGCTGCGCGGGGCGCGCCCGACCTATGGCTGGTTGGCCGAAGAGGGCGGCGAAGAGCCGGGTGATGACCCGACGCGGCGCTGGATTGTTGATCCTCTGGACGGGACCACCAACTATTTGCACGGGCTGCCGCATTGGGCGGTTTCGATCGCGCTTGAGCATAAGGGGCAGGTTGTGTCGGGGGTGATTTATGACCCGGCCAAGGACGAGATGTTTTATGCCGAAAAGGGCGAGGGCGCATGGTTGAACGATTCCAACCGATTGCGTGTGTCCGGTCGCCGGCGGATGATTGAGAGCATTTTCGCGACCGGTCTGCCGTTTGGCGGGCGCGCGGATTTGCCCGAGACGTTGAAAGATCTGGGCCGGTTGTTGCCGGCCTGTGCGGGCGTGCGGCGGTTCGGGTCGGCGGCGCTGGACATGGCTTATGTCGCGGCCGGGCGCTATGACGGGTTCTGGGAGCGGCGTTTGAATGCCTGGGATATGGCGGCGGGCGTTGTGATCGTGCGCGAAGCGGGTGGCATGATCGAGCCGCTGACGGAGGGTGGCGACATTCTGGGCGATGGCGAGGTGATCTGTGCCAACGAGCCGATGTTTGAGCCGCTTGCCAAGGTTATTCGCGGGGCGTGA
- a CDS encoding ABC transporter ATP-binding protein, whose amino-acid sequence MLDENSGPMLEVTDLHAYYGKSHILQGVNFNVGEGEIVALLGRNGVGRSTTCKAVMGEVSPKGSVKFRGKELAGKPSYEIAKAGLGYVPENRDIFPGLTTRQNLTLGLKPGQKDGQGRWSMEMMFDQFENLRRRADIEASVLSGGEKQMLTVCRALMGDPDFVMIDEPTEGLAPKIVEQVGDMLEMIAARGVSILLVEQKLTIALRVATRVYVMGHGQMVFEGTPDELMANEDVRKEWLEV is encoded by the coding sequence ATGCTGGACGAAAACAGCGGCCCTATGCTGGAGGTCACGGACCTGCATGCCTATTACGGCAAGAGCCACATCCTTCAGGGGGTGAATTTCAACGTCGGCGAAGGCGAGATCGTCGCGCTTTTGGGGCGCAACGGGGTTGGCCGCTCGACCACCTGCAAGGCGGTGATGGGCGAAGTTTCCCCCAAGGGCTCGGTCAAGTTTCGCGGTAAAGAGCTTGCCGGGAAGCCGAGCTATGAGATTGCCAAGGCGGGCTTGGGCTATGTGCCGGAAAACCGCGACATCTTTCCCGGTTTGACCACGCGCCAGAACCTGACGCTGGGTCTGAAACCCGGTCAGAAGGACGGGCAGGGGCGCTGGTCGATGGAGATGATGTTCGACCAGTTCGAAAACCTGCGCAGGCGAGCGGATATCGAGGCTTCGGTGCTGTCGGGCGGGGAAAAGCAGATGCTGACCGTGTGTCGGGCGCTGATGGGTGACCCCGATTTCGTGATGATTGACGAGCCGACCGAGGGGCTGGCCCCCAAGATTGTTGAGCAAGTCGGTGACATGCTGGAGATGATCGCCGCGCGCGGTGTGTCGATCCTTTTGGTTGAGCAGAAGCTGACCATTGCTTTGCGCGTGGCGACACGGGTTTACGTGATGGGCCACGGCCAGATGGTATTTGAGGGCACGCCCGACGAGCTGATGGCAAATGAGGACGTGCGCAAGGAATGGCTTGAGGTATGA